The following are encoded in a window of bacterium HR17 genomic DNA:
- the yegT gene encoding Putative nucleoside transporter YegT, with the protein MAAERQQSGWDELRTAVQVMFSQPLLAVMMFLQYAIWGAWEPPLSGYLEKKLGFTGFGLALVYNALPLMNLLAPLTAGQIADRLLPAQVALGIFHLAGGVLLFVLSTQKALEPMVVFMLLFALCYAPTLALTNSIAFHHLRDPQRQFGPIRVWGTIGWIVAGWALSLLRRSFGSENWAVIDVFVLAGLFSILMGIVSFALPHTPPAREAQDPLAFREALVLLKDRNYLIFFVIAFVVATELRLYYMLTFPFLQTAGQVVGITSENLPAWMTIAQIAEIFTITFLLPYALPRWGVRNALLVGIVAWPIRYFIFALTWAHYQTTPWLVWVSVASLALHGFCYVFFFVVAFIYTDMVAPKDIRSSAQALINVAVLGLGLLIGGFFAGWLRDYFTAGGETNYTMVFTIPAVITLLCAVVFAALFREEPARTA; encoded by the coding sequence ATGGCTGCCGAACGCCAGCAGAGCGGATGGGACGAACTGCGGACGGCGGTGCAAGTGATGTTTTCGCAACCGCTGCTAGCGGTCATGATGTTCCTGCAATACGCCATCTGGGGAGCGTGGGAGCCACCTTTGTCGGGCTACTTGGAGAAGAAGTTGGGCTTTACAGGGTTTGGGTTGGCGCTGGTTTACAACGCATTGCCGCTGATGAACCTGTTGGCGCCCTTGACGGCAGGACAAATCGCTGACCGCCTTCTGCCCGCTCAAGTGGCGCTGGGCATTTTCCATTTGGCGGGGGGCGTTTTGCTCTTCGTCCTGTCCACACAAAAGGCGTTGGAGCCGATGGTCGTGTTCATGCTGTTGTTTGCCCTGTGCTACGCACCGACTTTGGCGCTCACCAACTCCATCGCCTTCCACCATTTGCGGGACCCGCAACGGCAATTTGGTCCCATCCGCGTTTGGGGCACCATCGGCTGGATCGTGGCAGGGTGGGCATTGAGCCTGTTGCGCAGGTCTTTCGGTTCGGAAAATTGGGCGGTCATTGATGTCTTCGTTTTGGCGGGTCTCTTTTCCATCTTGATGGGGATAGTGTCCTTTGCCCTGCCCCATACGCCACCGGCAAGAGAAGCCCAAGACCCGTTGGCGTTCCGTGAAGCGCTTGTCCTGTTGAAGGACCGCAATTACCTGATTTTTTTCGTCATCGCCTTTGTTGTCGCCACAGAGTTGCGGCTTTACTACATGCTGACCTTTCCCTTCCTGCAAACGGCAGGACAAGTCGTCGGTATCACTTCGGAAAACTTGCCGGCGTGGATGACCATTGCGCAAATCGCTGAGATTTTCACGATCACCTTTTTGCTGCCGTATGCGTTGCCCCGTTGGGGCGTTCGCAACGCCTTGTTGGTGGGCATCGTAGCGTGGCCTATACGCTACTTCATCTTCGCCTTGACTTGGGCGCACTACCAAACGACCCCGTGGCTCGTTTGGGTTTCGGTCGCCTCGTTAGCCTTGCACGGTTTTTGCTATGTCTTCTTTTTCGTTGTGGCGTTCATCTACACCGACATGGTGGCGCCCAAAGACATTCGGTCGTCGGCACAAGCGCTCATCAATGTCGCCGTGTTGGGGCTGGGCTTGCTGATCGGCGGCTTCTTTGCGGGATGGCTGCGGGACTACTTCACCGCTGGGGGCGAGACCAACTACACGATGGTTTTCACCATCCCCGCCGTCATCACGCTCCTTTGTGCCGTCGTTTTCGCCGCACTGTTCCGAGAAGAACCGGCGCGAACGGCGTGA